Proteins encoded by one window of Vampirovibrionales bacterium:
- a CDS encoding P22 coat protein - protein 5 domain protein, which produces MALANFMPEIWSKKLLKIFDANAVMSKLVNTDFEGDIESAGDVVKVRTFGNVTINTYTRDMTISFQSLTDPMQELTIDQQKYFAFKVDDLDKAQSNMDILEGYSARAAIAIRNVVDARLLGHYADVSAGNVIGTDASPITLTTSNVYSYIADMAELLDAANVPAEGRNLVITPKIKTLLLKSDEFTRATSLGDNIIQNGYIGNVAGFSVHVSTNLMPVNGAINIMGFTRDYISFASQVSKIEHVRPYNMFADAVKGLYLYGSKVFLPTAGVVLKAAP; this is translated from the coding sequence ATGGCGCTTGCCAATTTTATGCCTGAAATCTGGAGCAAGAAATTGCTCAAAATTTTTGATGCCAACGCGGTTATGTCCAAACTGGTTAATACCGATTTTGAAGGTGATATTGAGTCCGCCGGCGACGTCGTTAAAGTTCGCACCTTTGGGAACGTGACCATTAATACCTACACTCGGGACATGACGATCTCGTTTCAGAGCCTGACGGATCCAATGCAGGAACTCACCATTGATCAACAAAAATATTTTGCGTTTAAAGTTGACGACCTCGATAAAGCGCAATCCAATATGGACATTCTGGAAGGCTATAGCGCGCGCGCGGCTATTGCCATTCGCAATGTAGTGGACGCCCGCCTGTTAGGACATTATGCAGACGTCTCCGCAGGCAACGTTATTGGAACGGACGCTTCGCCCATCACGCTGACAACGTCGAATGTCTACAGCTATATTGCTGATATGGCAGAATTACTCGATGCCGCCAACGTTCCAGCAGAAGGACGCAATCTGGTTATTACGCCTAAAATCAAGACATTGTTACTTAAATCAGACGAATTTACGCGCGCAACCAGCTTGGGCGACAATATCATTCAAAATGGCTATATCGGGAACGTCGCCGGATTCTCGGTGCATGTTTCCACCAATCTCATGCCCGTAAACGGGGCGATTAATATAATGGGCTTTACGCGCGACTATATTTCGTTCGCCAGCCAGGTGTCGAAAATTGAGCACGTACGGCCTTACAATATGTTCGCCGACGCCGTAAAAGGCCTCTATTTATATGGCTCTAAGGTCTTTCTACCGACGGCGGGCGTCGTACTGAAAGCCGCTCCGTAA
- a CDS encoding helix-hairpin-helix domain-containing protein: MRSFAQRELEQAQPWLAYITPPEKVRRPFWRLDRIVLLLASAFLIALLGFLMMPLSGGRVAWGLPPQSWQTLSNRAFVLPAATIAPAPPPQVTDVSPLATVASREGVDFSSDVTVASSGALSTVRAAERSVPLRRRAHRPAGPEKTLRPLPLNRCTLAQLQTLPGVGPKLAQRILVYRQSHRAFQTIDELLNVEGIGAKKLAKIRPWVFL; encoded by the coding sequence ATGCGGTCGTTTGCGCAAAGAGAGTTGGAGCAGGCCCAGCCCTGGTTGGCGTATATAACGCCGCCCGAAAAAGTCAGGCGACCTTTTTGGCGTTTGGACAGGATCGTCCTTCTCCTGGCGTCGGCTTTTTTGATCGCGTTGCTTGGCTTTCTGATGATGCCGCTCTCCGGCGGACGCGTTGCGTGGGGATTACCGCCGCAATCGTGGCAAACGCTGTCGAATCGCGCGTTCGTTCTCCCTGCCGCGACGATAGCTCCTGCGCCGCCCCCACAGGTCACAGATGTATCGCCACTGGCAACAGTCGCCTCAAGAGAAGGCGTCGACTTTTCTTCAGACGTTACCGTAGCGTCTTCTGGCGCGCTGTCCACTGTTCGCGCTGCTGAACGCTCCGTGCCGCTCCGGCGCCGCGCGCATCGTCCGGCGGGCCCTGAAAAAACGCTCCGCCCGCTGCCCCTCAATCGTTGTACGCTGGCTCAATTGCAAACCCTGCCCGGTGTCGGGCCCAAACTCGCCCAGCGGATTCTCGTGTATCGGCAATCGCATCGCGCGTTTCAAACGATCGACGAACTTCTGAACGTTGAAGGTATTGGCGCTAAAAAGCTTGCCAAAATCCGTCCGTGGGTATTTCTGTAG
- the minD gene encoding septum site-determining protein MinD, translating into MTNQSTSPAKEGRVIVVTSGKGGVGKTTASANVGAGLAKMGYKVALIDTDIGLRNLDILMGLENRIVYNLIDVVEGRCKLNQALVKDKRLPNLSLLPAAQTRDKSALTEPQMLEVCEQLKREVDFILIDSPAGIEQGFQNAVVAAREAIVVCTPEMSSVRDADRIIGLLETREEITNYKLVINRVRPGMIRSNDMMDIDDVLEILSIRLLGVVPEDADIIISTNKGEPIALVEESLAGQAYRNIARRISGEDVPFLDLDAPTSLMDRLKGFFRKAKTA; encoded by the coding sequence ATGACGAATCAATCCACTTCCCCTGCGAAAGAAGGACGCGTCATCGTCGTCACTTCCGGCAAAGGTGGCGTCGGCAAGACCACCGCGTCCGCCAACGTCGGCGCCGGACTGGCGAAAATGGGCTATAAAGTCGCCCTGATTGACACCGATATCGGCCTGCGCAACCTCGATATTTTGATGGGGCTTGAAAATCGCATCGTCTACAACTTAATTGACGTAGTAGAAGGCCGATGCAAACTGAATCAGGCATTGGTAAAAGACAAACGCCTGCCCAATCTTTCTTTGCTTCCCGCCGCTCAGACGCGCGACAAGTCGGCGTTGACCGAGCCTCAAATGCTCGAAGTCTGCGAACAACTCAAACGCGAAGTCGATTTTATCCTGATCGACAGTCCCGCCGGCATTGAGCAAGGCTTCCAGAACGCGGTGGTCGCCGCCCGCGAAGCGATTGTCGTCTGTACGCCAGAAATGTCCTCGGTGCGCGACGCTGACCGTATTATCGGCCTTCTGGAAACCCGCGAAGAAATTACCAACTACAAACTGGTGATCAATCGCGTACGTCCGGGCATGATTCGTTCTAACGATATGATGGATATCGACGACGTGCTGGAGATTCTCTCCATCCGTCTGCTGGGCGTGGTGCCTGAAGACGCTGATATCATCATCAGTACCAACAAAGGCGAACCTATCGCACTGGTAGAAGAGTCGTTGGCGGGGCAGGCTTATCGCAACATCGCCCGACGCATCAGTGGCGAAGACGTGCCGTTTCTGGATTTAGATGCGCCGACTTCATTGATGGACCGCTTAAAAGGGTTCTTTAGAAAGGCGAAAACCGCCTAA
- a CDS encoding 2-isopropylmalate synthase, producing the protein MTPADSRPPLPENHVHIFDTTLRDGEQSAGAALKHAEKLQIARQLAKIKVDVIEAGFPFSSPGDFDSVRQIAAEIEGPSVAALARAMPGDIEAAWDAVKVARKPRIHTFIATSDIHIQAKFRKTREEVLNIAVDMVKLAVSKCPEVEFSAEDAGRTDHYFLYKVIESVIDAGAKVVNIPDTVGYTIPDEFGRLIKGIMTNVPNIDQAIVSVHCHNDLGLAVANSVAGVQNGARQVECTINGIGERAGNAALEEVVMIMKVRPAYFEGLYSNVETQYLFETSQMVSDLTSMAVQPNKAVVGGNAFAHESGIHQDGFLKGRDTYEIMCPEWIGLSGSKLPLGPRSGRAAVKTRLRGIGIQPDDDQMIALFEAFKHLADEKKRVEDDDLRLLFEQVQAKTA; encoded by the coding sequence ATGACGCCAGCCGATTCCCGTCCGCCGCTGCCTGAAAACCATGTGCACATTTTTGACACGACCCTGCGTGACGGCGAACAGTCCGCCGGAGCGGCGCTCAAGCACGCCGAGAAGCTGCAAATCGCACGGCAACTGGCGAAAATTAAAGTCGATGTGATTGAAGCGGGCTTCCCCTTCAGCAGTCCCGGCGATTTTGACTCCGTGCGACAAATCGCCGCCGAGATAGAAGGGCCTTCTGTGGCGGCGTTGGCCCGCGCGATGCCCGGCGATATCGAAGCCGCCTGGGATGCGGTGAAAGTCGCCAGAAAGCCGCGAATTCATACGTTCATCGCTACCAGTGATATTCATATTCAGGCGAAATTCCGTAAAACGCGCGAAGAAGTCCTGAATATTGCCGTCGACATGGTAAAACTCGCTGTTTCCAAATGCCCAGAAGTCGAATTTTCCGCCGAGGATGCCGGTCGCACGGATCATTACTTTCTGTACAAGGTCATTGAAAGCGTGATCGACGCAGGCGCCAAAGTCGTCAATATTCCCGACACGGTGGGGTATACGATTCCCGACGAGTTTGGCCGCCTCATCAAGGGCATTATGACCAACGTGCCGAATATCGATCAGGCGATTGTCTCGGTTCATTGCCATAACGACTTAGGGCTGGCGGTCGCCAACAGCGTGGCTGGCGTCCAGAATGGCGCCCGTCAGGTGGAATGCACGATTAACGGTATCGGTGAACGCGCCGGAAACGCAGCGCTCGAAGAAGTCGTCATGATTATGAAAGTTCGCCCCGCTTATTTTGAAGGCCTGTACAGCAACGTCGAAACCCAATACCTCTTTGAAACCAGCCAGATGGTATCGGATTTAACCAGCATGGCCGTGCAACCCAACAAGGCTGTGGTCGGGGGCAATGCCTTCGCCCACGAGTCGGGCATCCACCAGGATGGTTTTCTGAAGGGGCGCGATACCTATGAAATCATGTGCCCGGAGTGGATTGGGCTGAGCGGTTCCAAATTGCCGCTGGGTCCGCGGTCGGGTCGCGCTGCTGTCAAAACGCGTCTGCGCGGTATTGGGATTCAGCCCGATGATGACCAGATGATCGCCTTGTTTGAGGCCTTCAAGCATCTGGCGGACGAGAAAAAGCGGGTCGAGGACGACGATCTGCGCCTGCTCTTTGAACAAGTGCAGGCCAAAACCGCCTGA
- a CDS encoding DUF882 domain-containing protein, producing MEAFESASTSETSKIIEVIPTPLAVKPRNIQLTPDFNLAEFLRPQDPVPAPYVLDNLYRLANRLQLLRDLLGRPIRINSGYRTIAHNQEVGGVQNSQHLSGTAVDIVVPGLMPRDLQLILMNWSGGMGQYKTYTHLDIRPYRARWRG from the coding sequence ATGGAAGCGTTTGAATCGGCCTCAACATCTGAAACTTCAAAAATCATTGAAGTAATCCCAACGCCGCTGGCGGTAAAACCTCGCAATATTCAATTGACTCCCGATTTTAATCTGGCTGAATTCCTTCGCCCCCAAGACCCCGTACCGGCGCCGTACGTCCTGGACAATCTCTATCGCCTGGCCAACCGGCTCCAACTGTTGCGGGATCTCTTGGGACGACCTATCCGGATTAATTCCGGTTATCGTACGATTGCTCATAATCAGGAAGTGGGGGGCGTCCAGAATAGCCAACACCTGTCGGGTACGGCTGTCGACATTGTTGTTCCGGGATTAATGCCTCGCGACTTACAACTAATTTTAATGAACTGGTCGGGCGGAATGGGACAATACAAAACCTATACCCATCTCGATATCCGGCCCTATCGCGCGCGTTGGCGCGGTTAA
- a CDS encoding glutamate--tRNA ligase, producing MSEVRVRIAPSPTGNLHVGTARTALFNWLFAKRHGGTFILRVEDTDLQRSEERYTQNIFDSLRALGIDWNEGPDVGGPFAPYTQMERLSLYQEFAQKLLAAGEAYYSYETEAELEAQRDAAKANGKPYAYRRPSAEVLAAQQADASRTKTLRLAVPENRGNIIVKDAIRGDVSFDSSLIGDFVLMKSTGSPTYNFAVVVDDALMKITHIIRGEDHLSNTPRQALLYEAFARLGLTSAELPVFAHVGMILAPDRSKLSKRHGATAVSDYIQQGYLPEAFCNFLSLLGWSPPDGEEIASLTRFAEHFDLTRIAHSPAVFEMDKLNWLNKHYIRELPIEDFARLAQPYLQDYDLSEYSHEHLLLMLDAVREPLTTLADVKAATSYFFGAGVTLDAQVVGETLMSDEASTVLGAFALQFRENVSFISPQALSDGLKELIQSLKPLKAKAILWPIRAALTGRVHGADLGKTLYLLGREKVLLRLDSALRLIARPPVSS from the coding sequence ATGAGTGAAGTCCGCGTGCGAATCGCCCCTAGTCCGACTGGAAACCTTCACGTAGGAACCGCCCGAACGGCGCTGTTTAACTGGCTTTTCGCCAAGCGGCACGGGGGAACGTTTATTCTGAGGGTAGAAGACACCGACCTGCAACGATCAGAAGAACGCTACACCCAGAATATCTTCGACAGCTTACGCGCACTCGGCATCGACTGGAACGAAGGGCCCGACGTTGGCGGCCCATTTGCGCCCTATACGCAGATGGAACGCCTCAGCCTCTATCAAGAGTTTGCGCAAAAGCTGCTGGCTGCGGGCGAAGCCTATTACAGCTATGAAACCGAAGCCGAATTGGAAGCCCAGCGCGACGCCGCCAAAGCCAACGGAAAGCCCTATGCTTACCGCCGCCCCTCAGCGGAAGTTCTGGCGGCTCAACAGGCGGACGCTTCGCGCACCAAGACCTTAAGACTCGCTGTTCCTGAGAATCGCGGAAATATCATCGTAAAGGACGCTATTCGAGGCGATGTATCATTTGATTCCTCGTTGATTGGCGACTTCGTCTTGATGAAATCCACCGGGTCGCCGACGTATAACTTTGCGGTGGTGGTGGATGACGCGCTGATGAAGATCACGCACATCATTCGCGGGGAAGATCATCTCTCCAACACGCCGCGTCAAGCCCTTCTCTATGAAGCGTTCGCAAGACTCGGGCTTACGTCTGCCGAGCTGCCGGTTTTTGCCCATGTCGGGATGATATTGGCCCCTGATCGCTCCAAGCTGTCCAAGCGCCATGGCGCAACAGCGGTATCGGATTATATTCAGCAAGGCTATTTGCCAGAAGCCTTCTGCAATTTCCTCTCGCTCCTAGGGTGGTCGCCCCCGGATGGAGAAGAAATCGCCAGCTTGACGCGTTTTGCCGAACATTTCGACTTGACTCGCATCGCTCACAGCCCCGCCGTCTTTGAGATGGACAAACTCAACTGGCTTAACAAACACTACATACGCGAATTGCCCATCGAAGATTTTGCCAGGCTCGCACAGCCTTATTTACAGGATTATGACCTGAGCGAGTACTCTCACGAACACCTGCTCCTGATGCTCGACGCGGTTCGAGAACCTCTGACCACGCTGGCCGACGTCAAAGCGGCCACGTCGTATTTCTTTGGCGCCGGCGTCACGCTGGATGCTCAGGTGGTCGGCGAAACGTTAATGAGTGATGAAGCCTCCACCGTCCTGGGAGCATTTGCTTTGCAGTTTCGAGAAAACGTGAGTTTCATCTCGCCGCAAGCGCTCTCCGATGGGCTCAAGGAGCTGATCCAGTCTCTGAAGCCGCTAAAGGCCAAGGCGATTCTGTGGCCGATTCGCGCGGCCCTCACCGGTCGGGTTCATGGCGCGGATTTAGGGAAAACGCTGTACCTGTTGGGGCGCGAAAAAGTATTGCTACGGCTCGACAGCGCCCTACGCCTGATAGCACGCCCCCCCGTTTCTTCCTGA
- a CDS encoding DUF2203 family protein, whose translation MPDSDSPDPSFEAANAFSFSSDNDEDGDSYAYFFTLEEAALLARELSGVFEQAHDELSRLQDDVILYKRIHLAKRREPLGTNGDELDVLQEKWTLYEAAFNRWNAYFAERHILLRDIGRGLVDFPYRAQDGSVYLLCWRLGEDGVLSFHGPDEGFMGRKPITLLPD comes from the coding sequence ATGCCTGACTCTGATTCCCCCGATCCCTCTTTTGAGGCCGCTAACGCATTCTCGTTTTCGTCGGACAATGACGAGGACGGCGACTCGTATGCCTATTTCTTCACACTGGAAGAAGCGGCCCTGCTGGCGCGTGAATTGTCAGGGGTTTTTGAACAGGCGCATGACGAGTTGAGCCGCCTGCAAGACGACGTCATCCTTTATAAGCGCATTCATCTGGCCAAACGACGCGAGCCGCTTGGCACCAACGGCGACGAACTGGACGTGCTACAAGAAAAATGGACGCTTTATGAGGCGGCGTTTAACCGGTGGAATGCCTACTTCGCGGAACGGCATATCCTGCTGCGCGATATCGGTCGCGGGTTGGTGGATTTTCCGTATCGGGCCCAGGACGGCTCGGTGTATTTACTTTGCTGGCGTCTGGGCGAAGACGGCGTTCTGTCGTTCCATGGTCCCGACGAAGGATTTATGGGAAGAAAGCCTATTACGCTTCTCCCTGATTAG